The following DNA comes from Deinococcus sp. YIM 134068.
GGAATGCCCCTGCGGACCCGCCCCCGCGCCCCCACCTTCGGCGTCTACGCCCACGGCCAGTTCGCCCACTGGCAGCAGGAGTGGAGCAAGTACATCCACGAGCGGGGCTGAGAAGCGGTCAGTCAGACAGATAACGGTTCAAAGGAAAGAGGAGTGGAGAGACCAGATGGTGCCTCCCTCTCCTCTTTTGTTCTCCCCTGCTTACGGAGCAGTAGTTTACAGGGGGTGTAATTAGCTCAAAACTGCACTTAACATAGTTCCTCAGTCTTTTCGAGGTGTTTGACCTTTATGCTTATAAATCTTTCATCCGTTTTAAAAGGCATATTATTCTCGCGAAGACAAGCTTCTAGACCGCTGTTTAATTGAGCGGGAAGTTTCACAATTCGCTCTCCTGATGTATAGGAGCGCCAGGCAAGTATGGCTCCTGTGGTAACTATAGCTAAAACAAGTAAAGGCACTCCCACTTTGGCTAGCACATCGCTGTCCTTAGTAGCCTAAAGGCCAGTAGTAGCTATATGTGTTACTTGGTACAAGTCTATTCCAGTAATGCTTTTCCATAATGTACATGTATCCCCAACGATCGTAATCGTAAACTAAGTTCCCTAGTGCCCAGTCACTAAGACTTTGATTGTAATATTGTATTTGTCTTCCCACATTGTTATTGTAAAGGTCCATCTGAGAGACCAAAGTACCATAGGAGGGACTCCCGGTCTCATGAGCTGTTGCTATGGTTGAAGCAGCCCAACCACCGACATGTTTATTCATTAAGGCATTCCAATATGCGTGTTGAAACGCATTCCCCTCATTGCCATCTTCATATGGTTGCCAATCGAAGCGTCTAGCAGTCTCCGCTACTGCTGTCTGAGAGTCTGCCCTTGCAATAGAACATATGATAATGCCGACGGCTACGCAGGCGATGCGCTCATCCAGGTTGATACTCGCACCATATTGAGGACTCAACTTCTCATCATTTTCCTTAACAAGATTTTTGATTAAAGCTCCTACTTCATTATATAATTCAATGTTTTGCGACACGTCAGAGTTGCTGGAAGAATTTAGTAAGCTTGTTATCTTTTCTAATTGTTCTCTTGTTAGCGAGTAAGCTGACTTAACAACATTCTGCGCTTCCGATGAATCCTTTTCCAAATTTGGATAGTGTTTGGGTTTGCTTGTAGTTGGAATGGAATCAAGCGTCCTCATCCCTGGCAGAGCGGCGGGAGTCCCTGATAGTACTGGAGCCTGTGGCCTATCTTGCCCACATGCAGAAAGAATGGCAGAAAGCGTAGTGTTGCGGGAAGGAAAGCACGACGCATCGCAGTAACTCCTAATCACTGAGAACGTAATGTCGCATGGGCGGGCGACATCTCAAAGTTCCATAAACTTTTGGCCCGTAAAGAGTATAACTGCCAAGGCGTGTATAAGGCGTGAGGGTGACCAGATGGATTTTCAATTGCACATTGAATTACTTAGAGTTGTAATATTTCTAGACTTAAACGTGGCTAGGAGTTGATCTGGCAGTTCCTATAGCGCACAAAAATGTCGAAAACGAGTCCTAACCCCGTTTATTGAAGCGCGTCCGCGTCCGCCTGCCTCAGAATCCTCGCGTTGTCGGGCACGTTCGCACCGTCGGGCAGGGTCACGTCGATGACGAGGGCACCCGTGCCAATGGTCACGTTATTCCCGATCTTGGAGCGGAAGACCACCGAGTCGTCGCCCACGGTGACATTGTTGCCCATCTCCAGCGGGCCGTGGAAGACGATGTTGTCGTCGGTATCCAGACCGTCGCCGATGCGGATACTCGTGCCCTTGAGGGCGTGGAAGGTCACGCGGTCCTCTATCTCGGCGTTCCTGCCGATGATGATGGGCGCGCCCTCGTCGGCGCGGATGCTGGTGCGGCGGCCCACGACGCTGTTCTCTCCCAGCCGCACGTCGCCGACCACGCGGGCGAACTCGGCCAGTTCCACGCCCCGGCCCAGGGTGGGAGGCATGGGGTCGGGATTCCACGAGGTCCGGGGGGCGGCGCTCGCGCGGTTCACGCCGTCGAAGCCCCGCTCCCGGTACAGCCGGGTGTACCCCTCCGCGAACTCCGCGTTGACCTCCAGCACGTCGCGTTGAAACTCGGCATTGGCCTCCGCCTTGAGCGGCAGAGCGTTCGCCTGCGCCTGGGTGGTGATCACGGCACCCGTGGGCACGAGGCGGTCACGCGGCACGCGCACGTTCCGCACGATGGCCCCGTGCAGGACGAACACGCCGTCCTCCAGCACGCTGTTTTCCACCCGCGACAGAAAGCCCACGAAGGTGAAGTCGCCCACCACGCTGTTGCGGATGGTCGCCTGGTGGGCGATGCTCGCCTGATGGCCGACGGAGGTGGCGCGCGGGCCGCAGCCGCCCGCCGGGGTGGGTTCGCCCCGCCGCGCGAGGAAGGTGATGTTGTCCTGCAAGTTGGACTCACTGCCGATGCACGCCCGCGTTCCGGGCTGCGCCGTGATGACGGTGTTGCCCGCCACGAAGCTTCCCCGCCCGATGCTGATGTCCCCGAACACCTCCGTCAGCGGCGAGATGAAGCTGCCGTTGGTGACGACGGGTACCTCCGCCCGGAAGCGGCTGAGCAGCCCCTCCGCCCCGCCCGCCAGGGCCACCGCCCCGACGCCGATGCCCAGGCCGAGGACGGCAAGCCGCCCACCTCTTCGCAGGTTTCGCATTTGCCCGGACTGTATGGGGCGGGCATGAGGGCCGAGTGGGAAAGCTGACGACGCTTCCGCCTCCCCGGCCCCGTGTGCCTAAACTGCGGCATGGACCGCGAGCAGGCCTACGCGTTGATGACCGAACACACTCCCTCCGAGTCGTTGCGGCGGCACATGTTGAATGTGGAGGCGGCGATGCGCTGGTACGCCCAGCACTGGGGCGAGGACGAGGAGACCTACGCCGTGACGGGCCTCCTCCACGACTTCGACTACGAGGGGCACCCGGAGGAACATCCGATGTGGGGTGTGGACTTCTTGCGAAAGCACACCGACACGCCCCAGGAGGTGCTGGACGCGATCATGGGACATGCTACGTACACGGGCACGCCGCGCGTCACCCTGCTGGCGCGAACGCTCTTCGCCGTGGACGAATTGACCGGACTGGTGCAGGCGGCGGCACTCATCCGGCCTGATAGGGACGTGCGACAGGTCGAGTTGAACAGCCTCAAGAAGAGATTCAGGAACCGGGCCTTCGCAGCGGGCGTGAACCGGGAGGAGGTCGAGCAGGGTGCGCGGGAACTCGGGGTGGAGCTGGACGCTCACCTGGCGAACGTCCTCGCGGCGATGCGGGAGATGACACCGGAGCGCACGCCCTGACCCCCTGTCTCGTAAAGAACCTATGGAGGGAAAGCTCAGCCACGTCATAGGGTTCCCGCCCACAATGCAAGACGCTTCGGGGAGGCTCGACCGAACCTCCTCTCCGGCCTGCACTCAAGGAGACCCCATGAATAAGACGCTGCTGACCCTCGCCCTGATCTTCGCCGCCCCCACCGCCCTCGCCACCGCGCCCTCCACCCACTTCGTGCAGGTGCAGGACACGAGCGGCAACGACACGGGCACCACCGACGCCACCTCGGGCGACACCAACGCCGACGCTGCCGACGGAGCCGCCGAGAGCATCGGCGAGAACGTGGACGAGGCCGCCGCCGCGACCGGGGATGCGGTCGAGGGCGCGGTGGACGCTGCTGGTGACGCCGCCGCCGCCGCCGGAGACGCCGTGGGTGACGCCGCCGCCGCGACCGGTGAGGCCGTCGAAGGCGCTGCCGCTGCCACAGGCGAGGCCGTGGACAACGCCGCCGCCGAGGTCAACGAGGCCGTGGACCCCAACGGCGACGGCGTGGTGGATTCCAACAACGACGGCGTGGCCGATACCCGCCAGTTCCCCTGGGGCCTGCTGGGCCTCGCTGGCCTCGCTGGCCTCCTGGGCCGCAACCGCCGCCCCGAGCGCGTGGTGACGACCACGACCACGACCGGCACCGACCGCCGCTGAGTCAGATTCAAAACGAGCGTCCCCGGCCTGAAGAGCTGGGGACGTTTTCTGTTCTGGTCCTGAATTGTGCTGGAAGCTAGCCGCCCTACGCGCGCGGCGGAAACCGCACGAACGTCATCCAGAAGTCCTCGAAGGCGCGGATGGCCTGAAGGAAGTTCTCGAAGCCCACGGGCTTGACGACGTAGCCGCTGGCGTGCCGGGCGTAGGAGCCGCGCACGTCCTCCTCGGCCTGGCTGGTGGTAAGCATCACGACGGGGATGCTGCCCAGCGCGGGGTCGGCCTTGATCTCGCTGAGGACCTCCAGCCCGTTCTTGCGCGGCATGTTGATGTCGAGCAGGATCACGTCGGGGCGCGGTGCCCCCGCGTACTCCGCCTCCCGGCGCAGGAAGCGCAGCGCCTCCACCCCGTCACGGACGACGTGGACCCGGTTGGGCACGCGGGCACCCTCGAAGGCCTCCTGCGTGAGGAGGACATCGGGTTCGCTGTCCTCCACGAGCAGAATCTCGATCAGGGACGAGGGGATGACGGGGGCTGGGGTCGCTGGCATGGGGATCAAGGGGAGTCCTGGGAGGAGAGGAAGACGAGGAGCAACTCCGGTGGTTCGTCCACAGGATACGACAAGGAGGGCCGGATCATCACCGCTCCTTCATCTTACTCAGGCGAAATCACGCCTCCGTCACCGGCCACACGAACCTCCCCGCCTTAACCCCGCAGCGCGTAGCCCACGCCGCGCACCGTCCGCAGCAGGCCGTAGCCGTCGAGGTCACGCAGCTTGGCACGCAGGTTCGC
Coding sequences within:
- a CDS encoding DUF6973 domain-containing protein; translation: MRTLDSIPTTSKPKHYPNLEKDSSEAQNVVKSAYSLTREQLEKITSLLNSSSNSDVSQNIELYNEVGALIKNLVKENDEKLSPQYGASINLDERIACVAVGIIICSIARADSQTAVAETARRFDWQPYEDGNEGNAFQHAYWNALMNKHVGGWAASTIATAHETGSPSYGTLVSQMDLYNNNVGRQIQYYNQSLSDWALGNLVYDYDRWGYMYIMEKHYWNRLVPSNTYSYYWPLGY
- a CDS encoding response regulator; translation: MPATPAPVIPSSLIEILLVEDSEPDVLLTQEAFEGARVPNRVHVVRDGVEALRFLRREAEYAGAPRPDVILLDINMPRKNGLEVLSEIKADPALGSIPVVMLTTSQAEEDVRGSYARHASGYVVKPVGFENFLQAIRAFEDFWMTFVRFPPRA
- a CDS encoding carbonate dehydratase; the protein is MRNLRRGGRLAVLGLGIGVGAVALAGGAEGLLSRFRAEVPVVTNGSFISPLTEVFGDISIGRGSFVAGNTVITAQPGTRACIGSESNLQDNITFLARRGEPTPAGGCGPRATSVGHQASIAHQATIRNSVVGDFTFVGFLSRVENSVLEDGVFVLHGAIVRNVRVPRDRLVPTGAVITTQAQANALPLKAEANAEFQRDVLEVNAEFAEGYTRLYRERGFDGVNRASAAPRTSWNPDPMPPTLGRGVELAEFARVVGDVRLGENSVVGRRTSIRADEGAPIIIGRNAEIEDRVTFHALKGTSIRIGDGLDTDDNIVFHGPLEMGNNVTVGDDSVVFRSKIGNNVTIGTGALVIDVTLPDGANVPDNARILRQADADALQ
- a CDS encoding HD domain-containing protein, which gives rise to MDREQAYALMTEHTPSESLRRHMLNVEAAMRWYAQHWGEDEETYAVTGLLHDFDYEGHPEEHPMWGVDFLRKHTDTPQEVLDAIMGHATYTGTPRVTLLARTLFAVDELTGLVQAAALIRPDRDVRQVELNSLKKRFRNRAFAAGVNREEVEQGARELGVELDAHLANVLAAMREMTPERTP